In Raphanus sativus cultivar WK10039 chromosome 5, ASM80110v3, whole genome shotgun sequence, the following proteins share a genomic window:
- the LOC108856209 gene encoding hsp70-Hsp90 organizing protein 3, translating into MADDEAKARGNAAFSSGDFTSAVLHYNSAISLSPTNHILYSNRSAAHASLRNYADALSDAEKTVVLKPDWAKGYGRLGAARFGLNRFEEAVAAYTKGLRIDPRNEALRSGLADAQASAKKKKEMKQRAKKEIKLGNDAHKEGDFETAIRHYSRAMEMDYENISYIANRAALYLQMEKYKECIEDCDKVVERGRELGSDDKNKIVVARTLTRKGTAFVKMAKCSKDYEPAIEAYQRALEVHRNAETVSKLNEAERVKKECERVEYIDPEICDEQREKGDEFLKEKKYPEAIKQYTEAIKRNPEDPKAYCNRAACYNKLGAIADGLADAEKCIDIDPKFSGGYIRKAEVEFRLKECDTAMKTYVEGLKHDPKNKELLGGVSSCVQEINKANRGGLTPEKLKERLAKGMEDPEIQNILTDPVIRQVMSDLVENTSAAQKQMQNPVIESKIQKLISAGIVQME; encoded by the exons ATGGCTGACGACGAAGCCAAAGCTCGAGGAAACGCCGCCTTCTCCTCCGGAGACTTCACCTCCGCCGTACTCCACTACAACTCCGCCATCTCTCTATCTCCAACAAACCACATCCTCTACTCCAACCGCTCCGCCGCTCACGCCTCTCTCCGCAACTACGCCGACGCTCTCTCCGACGCGGAGAAGACCGTCGTGCTCAAACCTGACTGGGCCAAAGGCTACGGCCGCCTCGGAGCCGCTCGCTTCGGGCTGAACCGTTTCGAGGAAGCCGTCGCGGCGTACACCAAGGGGCTCCGGATCGATCCGAGGAACGAGGCGCTGAGGTCAGGGTTAGCCGATGCTCAGGCTTccgcgaagaagaagaaagagatgaagCAGAGAGCCAAAAAGGAGATAAAACTAGGTAACGATGCGCACAAGGAGGGAGACTTCGAAACTGCGATTCGGCATTACTCTAGAGCCATGGAGATGGATTACGAAAACATCTCTTACATCGCGAACCGTGCCGCTCTTTATCTTCAAATGGAAAAG TACAAAGAGTGTATAGAGGATTGTGACAAGGTGGTTGAGAGAGGTAGAGAGCTCGGATCAGATGACAAGAACAAGATAGTAGTGGCTAGAACTTTGACTAGGAAGGGAACTGCTTTTGTCAAGATGGCTAAATGCTCTAAAGACTACGAACCTGCTATCGAAGCTTACCAAAGAGCTCTTGAAGTGCACCGTAATGCTGAGACGGTGAGTAAGCTGAACGAGGCTGAGAGAGTTAAGAAAGAATGTGAGAGGGTGGAGTATATTGATCCTGAGATCTGTGATGAACAGCGTGAGAAAG GTGATGAGTTCTTAAAGGAGAAGAAGTATCCTGAAGCGATTAAGCAGTACACTGAAGCAATCAAAAGGAATCCAGAAGATCCCAAG GCGTATTGCAACCGAGCTGCTTGTTACAATAAACTTGGTGCTATTGCTGACGGACTAGCAGATGCAGAGAAATGTATTGATATTGATCCAAAGTTCTCTGGAGGATACATCAGAAAAGCTGAAGTTGAGTTCCGCTTGAAGGAGTGTGACACTGCGATGAAAACATACGTAGAAGGTCTTAAACATGATCCTAAAAATAAAGAACTGCTCGGTGGTGTTTCAAG CTGTGTACAAGAAATTAACAAGGCTAACCGTGGTGGTCTTACTCCTGAGAAATTGAAAGAGAGACTG GCAAAGGGGATGGAAGACCCAGAGATCCAAAACATCCTCACAGATCCTGTGATTAGACAG GTAATGTCCGATCTTGTGGAGAATACGAGCGCAGCACAGAAACAAATGCAGAACCCAGTGATTGAGAGCAAGATTCAAAAGCTTATTAGCGCCGGGATCGTCCAGATGGAATAG
- the LOC108805238 gene encoding thylakoid lumenal protein TL20.3, chloroplastic isoform X2, translated as MADLNKFEADIRGEFGIGSAAQFGSADLSKTVHSNENFRRANFTSADMRESDFSGSTFNGAYLEKAVAYKANFSGADLSDTLMDRMVLNEANLTNAILVRSVLTRSDLGGAKIEGADFSDAVIDLLQKQALCKYANGTNPLTGVSTRKSLGCGNSRRNAYGSPSSPLLSAPPQRLLGRDGFCDEKTGLCDAS; from the exons ATGGCAGATCTTAACAAGTTCGAGGCGGATATACGTGGCGAGTTTGGTATAGGATCAGCTGCTCAGTTTGGTTCTGCTGATCTCAG CAAAACAGTTCACTCCAACGAAAATTTCAG AAGAGCCAACTTCACTTCTGCAGATATGAGAGAGTCTGATTTTAGTGGTTCGACCTTCAACGGCGCCTATCTTGAGAAAGCAGTTGCATACAAAGCTAACTTCTCAG GTGCTGATTTGAGTGATACATTGATGGATCGGATG GTGCTAAACGAGGCAAATCTGACAAATGCAATTCTTGTACGTTCGGTTCTAACCCGTAGTGACCTCGGTGGTGCCAAGATCGAAGGCGCTGACTTTAGTGACGCTGTGATTGATCTTCTTCAAAAACAG GCTCTGTGTAAATACGCAAACGGGACAAACCCATTGACTGGAGTGAGCACAAGGAAGTCTCTTGGCTGTGGAAATAGCAGGAGAAATGCATATGGCTCACCTTCGTCTCCTTTACTCAGTGCACCACCTCAACGTCTTCTCGGTCGTGATGGATTCTGCGATGAGAAGACCGGTCTTTGTGACGCCTCGTAG
- the LOC108805236 gene encoding NAC domain-containing protein 7 isoform X1 produces MNTFSHVPPGFRFHPTDEELVDYYLRKKVASKRIEIDFIKDIDLYKIEPWDLLELCKIGHEEQSDWYFFSHKDKKYPTGTRTNRATKAGFWKATGRDKAIYLRHSLIGMRKTLVFYMGRAPNGQKSDWIMHEYRLETDENGIPQEEGWVVCRVFKKRLPAVIRRMGDYDSSPSHWYDDQLSFMASELETNGPRRLIPNHHQQHQQPLPYGLNASAYALNSPNLQCKQELELQYNHLVQHHHFLHESNLSPLQLPQFESSKIQLDNINCNSLSCGTSNNVNNSTDLANLQQSNLPHEEQLNQGNHSFSSLYMNGGNEQTMEKVTDWRALDKFVASQLSNDEADTASASLQNNAKDTSNLEHQVDEEKDQKRVSDMGEEYAASTSSSCQIDLWK; encoded by the exons ATGAATACGTTTTCCCACGTCCCTCCGGGTTTTAGATTTCACCCAACAGACGAAGAACTTGTAGACTACTACTTGAGGAAAAAAGTTGCATCCAAGAGAATAGAAATTGATTTCATAAAAGACATTGATCTTTACAAGATTGAACCATGGGATCTTCTAG AGTTGTGCAAAATTGGACATGAGGAGCAGAGTGATTGGTATTTCTTTAGCCATAAAGACAAAAAGTACCCCACAGGGACTCGAACCAATCGAGCAACCAAAGCAGGGTTTTGGAAAGCCACAGGAAGAGATAAGGCTATATACTTGAGGCATAGTCTTATTGGCATGAGGAAAACACTTGTGTTCTACATGGGGAGAGCCCCAAATGGACAAAAATCTGATTGGATCATGCATGAATACCGCTTAGAGACAGATGAAAATGGTATTCCTCAG GAAGAAGGGTGGGTTGTGTGTAGAGTTTTCAAGAAGAGATTGCCTGCAGTTATTAGACGAATGGGAGATTACGACTCATCGCCTTCACATTGGTATGACGATCAGCTCTCTTTTATGGCCTCTGAGCTCGAGACAAATGGTCCAAGACGGCTTATCCCCAATCATCATCAGCAGCACCAACAGCCTTTGCCATATGGTCTTAATGCATCTGCTTACGCTCTCAACAGCCCTAACTTGCAATGCAAGCAAGAGCTAGAACTGCAATACAACCACTTGGTACAACATCACCATTTTCTTCATGAATCTAATTTATCACCCCTCCAGCTTCCTCAGTTTGAAAGCTCTAAGATCCAACTAGATAATATTAACTGCAACTCTCTTTCTTGCGGAACAAGCAACAACGTTAACAACTCCACTGATCTTGCTAACTTGCAGCAATCGAATCTCCCACATGAGGAACAACTGAATCAAGGGAATCATAGCTTCAGTTCTCTATACATGAATGGAGGGAACGAGCAAACGATGGAAAAAGTCACGGACTGGAGAGCTCTTGATAAATTTGTTGCTTCTCAGCTAAGCAACGATGAGGCCGACACAGCTTCTGCCTCTCTACAGAACAATGCCAAAGACACAAGCAACCTAGAGCACCAAgttgatgaagaaaaagatCAGAAAAGGGTTTCAGACATGGGAGAAGAATATGCTGCTTCTACTTCTTCGAGTTGTCAGATTGATCTATGGAAGTGA
- the LOC108805236 gene encoding NAC domain-containing protein 7 isoform X2, whose product MNTFSHVPPGFRFHPTDEELVDYYLRKKVASKRIEIDFIKDIDLYKIEPWDLLELCKIGHEEQSDWYFFSHKDKKYPTGTRTNRATKAGFWKATGRDKAIYLRHSLIGMRKTLVFYMGRAPNGQKSDWIMHEYRLETDENGIPQEEGWVVCRVFKKRLPAVIRRMGDYDSSPSHWYDDQLSFMASELETNGPRRLIPNHHQQHQQPLPYGLNASAYALNSPNLQCKQELELQYNHLQSNLPHEEQLNQGNHSFSSLYMNGGNEQTMEKVTDWRALDKFVASQLSNDEADTASASLQNNAKDTSNLEHQVDEEKDQKRVSDMGEEYAASTSSSCQIDLWK is encoded by the exons ATGAATACGTTTTCCCACGTCCCTCCGGGTTTTAGATTTCACCCAACAGACGAAGAACTTGTAGACTACTACTTGAGGAAAAAAGTTGCATCCAAGAGAATAGAAATTGATTTCATAAAAGACATTGATCTTTACAAGATTGAACCATGGGATCTTCTAG AGTTGTGCAAAATTGGACATGAGGAGCAGAGTGATTGGTATTTCTTTAGCCATAAAGACAAAAAGTACCCCACAGGGACTCGAACCAATCGAGCAACCAAAGCAGGGTTTTGGAAAGCCACAGGAAGAGATAAGGCTATATACTTGAGGCATAGTCTTATTGGCATGAGGAAAACACTTGTGTTCTACATGGGGAGAGCCCCAAATGGACAAAAATCTGATTGGATCATGCATGAATACCGCTTAGAGACAGATGAAAATGGTATTCCTCAG GAAGAAGGGTGGGTTGTGTGTAGAGTTTTCAAGAAGAGATTGCCTGCAGTTATTAGACGAATGGGAGATTACGACTCATCGCCTTCACATTGGTATGACGATCAGCTCTCTTTTATGGCCTCTGAGCTCGAGACAAATGGTCCAAGACGGCTTATCCCCAATCATCATCAGCAGCACCAACAGCCTTTGCCATATGGTCTTAATGCATCTGCTTACGCTCTCAACAGCCCTAACTTGCAATGCAAGCAAGAGCTAGAACTGCAATACAACCACTTG CAATCGAATCTCCCACATGAGGAACAACTGAATCAAGGGAATCATAGCTTCAGTTCTCTATACATGAATGGAGGGAACGAGCAAACGATGGAAAAAGTCACGGACTGGAGAGCTCTTGATAAATTTGTTGCTTCTCAGCTAAGCAACGATGAGGCCGACACAGCTTCTGCCTCTCTACAGAACAATGCCAAAGACACAAGCAACCTAGAGCACCAAgttgatgaagaaaaagatCAGAAAAGGGTTTCAGACATGGGAGAAGAATATGCTGCTTCTACTTCTTCGAGTTGTCAGATTGATCTATGGAAGTGA
- the LOC108805238 gene encoding thylakoid lumenal protein TL20.3, chloroplastic isoform X1 produces the protein MALSSLSPLPMKSLDTTRSSSPVSSRSLYHVPRYPLRRLQLISRSKPERDSSSSREDCCSGRESNTWKRFLSGALAAAVIVSSSGFPAMADLNKFEADIRGEFGIGSAAQFGSADLSKTVHSNENFRRANFTSADMRESDFSGSTFNGAYLEKAVAYKANFSGADLSDTLMDRMVLNEANLTNAILVRSVLTRSDLGGAKIEGADFSDAVIDLLQKQALCKYANGTNPLTGVSTRKSLGCGNSRRNAYGSPSSPLLSAPPQRLLGRDGFCDEKTGLCDAS, from the exons ATGGCTCTCTCTTCGCTCTCTCCTCTGCCCATGAAGTCACTTGACACTACACGATCCTCATCTCCCGTCTCCTCAAGGTCTCTTTACCATGTTCCGAGATACCCATTGAGGCGTCTACAGCTAATCTCCCGTTCAAAACCAGAACGAGATTCATCAAGTTCTAG GGAAGATTGTTGCTCCGGTAGAGAATCGAATACGTGGAAGAGGTTTTTGTCAGGAGCATTAGCAGCGGCTGTGATAGTCTCGAGCTCAGGGTTTCCAGCAATGGCAGATCTTAACAAGTTCGAGGCGGATATACGTGGCGAGTTTGGTATAGGATCAGCTGCTCAGTTTGGTTCTGCTGATCTCAG CAAAACAGTTCACTCCAACGAAAATTTCAG AAGAGCCAACTTCACTTCTGCAGATATGAGAGAGTCTGATTTTAGTGGTTCGACCTTCAACGGCGCCTATCTTGAGAAAGCAGTTGCATACAAAGCTAACTTCTCAG GTGCTGATTTGAGTGATACATTGATGGATCGGATG GTGCTAAACGAGGCAAATCTGACAAATGCAATTCTTGTACGTTCGGTTCTAACCCGTAGTGACCTCGGTGGTGCCAAGATCGAAGGCGCTGACTTTAGTGACGCTGTGATTGATCTTCTTCAAAAACAG GCTCTGTGTAAATACGCAAACGGGACAAACCCATTGACTGGAGTGAGCACAAGGAAGTCTCTTGGCTGTGGAAATAGCAGGAGAAATGCATATGGCTCACCTTCGTCTCCTTTACTCAGTGCACCACCTCAACGTCTTCTCGGTCGTGATGGATTCTGCGATGAGAAGACCGGTCTTTGTGACGCCTCGTAG
- the LOC108856949 gene encoding acid beta-fructofuranosidase 4, vacuolar: MASSDALLPISAREEDPLLSDVSRSDRNAETHRSRRPVKGLLAVSFGLLFIAFYVALIATHDGSRRSNDPKLESNETSTSTSRAHLAGVSEKSNGQLLKLSGVRNAVAFAWNNSVLSWQRTAFHFQPEQNWMNDPNGPLFYKGWYHFFYQYNPNAAVWGDIVWGHAVSKDLIHWVHLPIAMVADQWYDANGVWTGSATFLDDGSIVMLYTGSTDKSVQVQNLAYPEDLNDPLLVKWVKYSGNPVLVPPPDILPKDFRDPTTAWKTSAGKWRITIGSKINKTGISLVYDTTDFKTYEKHDTLLHKVPNTGMWECVDFYPVSKTAVNGLDTSVNGPNVKHIVKASMDDTRFDHYAVGTYFDSNGTWIPDDPTIDVGMSASLRYDYGKFYASKTFYDQNKGRRILWSWIGESDSEAADVQKGWSSLQGIPRTVVLDTKTGKNLVQWPVEEIESLRLSSKQFDMEVGPGSVVPVDVDTATQLDIEAEFEIKKEFLDKILGDASVAAEAEEFSCQKSGGSTVRGALGPFGFSVLADKSLSEQTPVYFYVAKGKDSKLKTFFCTDTSRSTFANDVVKPIYGSSVPVLRGEKLTMRILVDHSIVEGFAQGGRTCITSRVYPTKAIYGAAKLFVFNNAIDATVTASFKVWQMNSAFIHPYSEEVVRAISST, translated from the exons atggctaGCTCCGATGCACTCTTGCCAATCTCCGCCAGAGAAGAGGACCCATTATTATCCGACGTGTCAAGATCCGACCGGAATGCGGAAACCCATCGCAGTAGAAGACCCGTTAAAGGTCTCCTCGCCGTCTCATTTGGGCTTTTGTTTATCGCCTTTTATGTCGCTCTCATCGCCACACACGACGGATCTCGTAGATCCAACGACCCTAAACTCGAAAGCAATGAAACATCGACGTCAACGTCACGTGCACACCTCGCAGGCGTGTCGGAGAAAAGCAATGGTCAGTTGTTGAAGCTTTCCGGTGTCCGGAATGCGGTGGCGTTCGCCTGGAACAACAGTGTGTTGTCATGGCAACGAACGGCGTTTCATTTCCAACCTGAACAGAATTGGATGAACG ATCCTAACG GTCCATTATTCTACAAAGGATGGTACCATTTCTTCTACCAGTATAACCCAAATGCAGCCGTATGGGGTGATATTGTTTGGGGCCATGCCGTGTCTAAGGACCTAATCCATTGGGTCCATTTGCCCATAGCGATGGTTGCTGACCAATGGTATGATGCCAATGGTGTCTGGACAGGCTCAGCCACATTCCTCGATGATGGCTCTATCGTCATGTTGTACACTGGTTCCACCGACAAATCCGTTCAG gTCCAAAATCTTGCATACCCTGAGGACCTCAACGACCCACTCCTAGTGAAATGGGTCAAGTACTCAGGCAATCCTGTTCTCGTACCTCCGCCAGATATTCTCCCCAAGGACTTCCGTGACCCGACGACTGCATGGAAGACATCAGCTGGAAAATGGCGGATCACAATTGGTTCCAAGATCAACAAAACCGGAATCTCACTCGTGTACGACACGACCGACTTCAAGACTTACGAGAAACACGACACATTGTTGCACAAGGTTCCAAACACGGGGATGTGGGAGTGTGTTGACTTCTATCCAGTGTCTAAGACCGCGGTCAATGGGCTCGACACATCGGTCAACGGACCAAATGTAAAGCACATCGTGAAGGCTAGCATGGACGACACCAGGTTTGATCATTATGCTGTTGGAACGTATTTTGATTCGAACGGAACATGGATCCCAGATGATCCTACTATCGATGTTGGGATGAGTGCTAGTTTGAGATATGATTACGGAAAGTTCTATGCTTCAAAGACGTTTTATGACCAAAACAAGGGTCGGAGAATCTTGTGGAGTTGGATTGGTGAATCCGACAGTGAGGCTGCTGACGTACAAAAGGGCTGGTCTTCTCTTCAG GGTATCCCAAGAACCGTCGTTCTCGACACAAAGACTGGGAAGAACTTGGTCCAGTGGCCAGTGGAAGAAATAGAATCTCTTAGATTAAGCAGCAAGCAATTTGATATGGAAGTCGGTCCCGGTTCAGTGGTACCGGTCGATGTGGATACCGCAACTCAGCTAGACATCGAAGCAGAGTTCGAGATCAAGAAAGAGTTTCTTGACAAAATCCTTGGAGATGCTTCGGTTGCGGCTGAGGCTGAGGAGTTTAGCTGCCAGAAGAGCGGTGGCTCCACCGTCCGTGGTGCGTTAGGACCGTTTGGATTCTCGGTTCTCGCCGATAAGAGCTTGTCGGAGCAAACTCCGGTTTACTTCTATGTGGCTAAAGGAAAAGATTCTAAGCTCAAAACTTTCTTCTGCACAGACACTTCAAG gtCAACTTTTGCCAACGATGTCGTTAAGCCGATTTATGGTAGTTCTGTACCGGTTCTTAGAGGAGAGAAATTGACCATGAGAATATTG gtGGATCATTCCATCGTAGAAGGATTCGCACAAGGTGGAAGAACATGTATAACCTCAAGGGTATATCCAACAAAAGCCATCTACGGAGCAGCTAAGCTTTTTGTATTCAACAATGCTATTGATGCGACTGTTACGGCGTCGTTCAAAGTTTGGCAAATGAACAGTGCTTTTATTCACCCTTACTCTGAGGAAGTCGTCCGCGCTATCTCCAGCACCTGA
- the LOC108858753 gene encoding uncharacterized protein LOC108858753, protein MKWKAEPFDRVRRFGNRAFVRLIVKEIVVTVRLLATAMRSLQYFPSVSISFRTQKDVNTPLMPRVSPIIRTRSYPLPLRAATSTAEIPPNAVRRKTDSNWRGGFSLGVDLGLSKTGIALSKGYTFRPLTVLKSRGQKLETRLLEIAEEEEVDEFIIGLPRSSDGKETVQSNKVRSVAGRLAVQAAERGWRVYVLDEHGTSSEASDRMIVMGLGKSERQNREDAYAAVILLERYFSTQGLGAEIILPKSLHLQEKIKNTAPKDPDFLPGKLEEFYRF, encoded by the exons ATGAAATGGAA agcCGAACCTTTCGACAGGGTCAGAAGGTTTGGGAACAGAGCTTTTGTTAGACTCATCGTCAAAGAAATAGTTGTCACTGTTCGTCTTCTTGCTACTGCAATGCGTTCTCTTCAGTACTTCCCCTCCGTCTCAATTTCCTTCAGAACACAAAAAGACGTGAATACCCCTCTCATGCCTCGTGTATCTCCCATTATTAGAACCCGTAGTTATCCTCTACCCTTGAGGGCAGCGACGTCGACTGCTGAAATTCCCCCTAACGCCGTTCGCCGGAAAACAGACAGCAACTGGAGAGGAGGGTTCAGTCTCGGCGTAGACTTAGGGTTGTCGAAGACAGGAATCGCACTCAGTAAAGGCTACACCTTTCGTCCTCTCACG GTTTTGAAATCGAGAGGGCAGAAGCTCGAGACTAGGCTGTTGGAAATTGCAGAAGAAGAG GAGGTTGATGAGTTCATAATTGGGTTGCCGAGATCTTCCGACGGGAAAGAGACGGTTCAGTCTAATAAAGTTCGATCTGTCGCTGGACGGCTTGCGGTTCAAGCAGCCGAGAG gggtTGGAGGGTTTATGTATTGGATGAACATGGGACATCATCAGAAGCTTCAGACAGAATGATTGTAAT GGGACTTGGCAAGAGTGAAAGGCAGAACAGAGAAGACGCATACGCTGCTGTG ATATTGTTGGAGAGGTATTTTTCGACACAAGGTCTAGGAGCCGAGATTATACTTCCCAAGAGTTTACACCTCCAAGAGAAGATCAAGAACACTGCACCTAAAGACCCTGACTTTTTACCTGGAAAGCTCGAAGAGTTTTACAGATTCTAG